The Camelus dromedarius isolate mCamDro1 chromosome 25, mCamDro1.pat, whole genome shotgun sequence genome has a segment encoding these proteins:
- the SPSB2 gene encoding SPRY domain-containing SOCS box protein 2 isoform X3, whose amino-acid sequence MGQTALAGGSSSTSTPQALCPDLSCPEGLEELLSAPPPDLGAQRRHGWNPKDCSENIEVKEGGLCFERRPVAQSTDGARGKRGYSRGLHAWEITWSPEQRGTHAVVGVATALAPLQADHYAALLGSNSESWGWDIGRGKLYHQSKGPGAPQYPAGPQGEQLEVPERLLVILDMEEGTLGYAIGGTYLGPAFHGLKGRTLYPAVSAVWGQCQVRISYLGERRAEPHSLLHLSRLCVRRALGDTRLGHVSALPLPPAMKRYLLYQ is encoded by the exons ATGGGCCAGACGGCCTTGGCAgggggcagcagcagcacctCCACCCCTCAGGCCCTGTGCCCTGACCTCTCTTGTCCCGAGGGCTTGGAGGAGCTGCTTTCTGCTCCCCCTCCTGATCTGGGGGCCCAGCGACGCCACGGCTGGAATCCCAAGGACTGCTCAGAGAACATCGAGGTCAAGGAAGGGGGGTTGTGCTTTGAACGGAGGCCCGTGGCCCAGAGCACTGATGGGGCCCGGGGTAAGAGGGGTTACTCGAGGGGTCTGCACGCTTGGGAGATCACCTGGTCCCCTGAGCAGAGGGGCACCCACGCCGTGGTGGGCGTGGCCACGGCCCTCGCCCCGCTGCAGGCTGACCACTATGCGGCGCTGCTGGGCAGCAACAGCGAGTCGTGGGGCTGGGACATTGGGCGGGGGAAGCTGTACCATCAGAGCAAGGGGCCTGGCGCCCCCCAGTATCCAGCCGGACCTCAGGGTGAGCAGCTGGAGGTGCCAGAGAGGCTGCTGGTGATTCTGGACATGGAGGAGGGAACTCTGGGCTACGCTATTGGGGGCACCTACTTGGGTCCCGCCTTCCACGGACTGAAGGGCAGGACTCTCTATCCAGCAGTAAGCGCCGTCTGGGGCCAGTGCCAGGTCCGCATCAGCTACCTGGGCGAAAGGAGAG cgGAGCCACACTCCCTTCTGCACCTGAGCCGCCTATGTGTGCGCCGCGCCCTGGGGGATACCCGGCTTGGCCATGTATCTGCTCTGCCCTTGCCCCCTGCCATGAAGCGCTACCTGCTCTACCAATGA
- the SPSB2 gene encoding SPRY domain-containing SOCS box protein 2 isoform X1 yields the protein MGQTALAGGSSSTSTPQALCPDLSCPEGLEELLSAPPPDLGAQRRHGWNPKDCSENIEVKEGGLCFERRPVAQSTDGARGKRGYSRGLHAWEITWSPEQRGTHAVVGVATALAPLQADHYAALLGSNSESWGWDIGRGKLYHQSKGPGAPQYPAGPQGEQLEVPERLLVILDMEEGTLGYAIGGTYLGPAFHGLKGRTLYPAVSAVWGQCQVRISYLGERRVAKSSAEGGCCWRVEGPSSPQPQLQGLSGMEAWASSTAVGATLACCLEGLRASPQL from the exons ATGGGCCAGACGGCCTTGGCAgggggcagcagcagcacctCCACCCCTCAGGCCCTGTGCCCTGACCTCTCTTGTCCCGAGGGCTTGGAGGAGCTGCTTTCTGCTCCCCCTCCTGATCTGGGGGCCCAGCGACGCCACGGCTGGAATCCCAAGGACTGCTCAGAGAACATCGAGGTCAAGGAAGGGGGGTTGTGCTTTGAACGGAGGCCCGTGGCCCAGAGCACTGATGGGGCCCGGGGTAAGAGGGGTTACTCGAGGGGTCTGCACGCTTGGGAGATCACCTGGTCCCCTGAGCAGAGGGGCACCCACGCCGTGGTGGGCGTGGCCACGGCCCTCGCCCCGCTGCAGGCTGACCACTATGCGGCGCTGCTGGGCAGCAACAGCGAGTCGTGGGGCTGGGACATTGGGCGGGGGAAGCTGTACCATCAGAGCAAGGGGCCTGGCGCCCCCCAGTATCCAGCCGGACCTCAGGGTGAGCAGCTGGAGGTGCCAGAGAGGCTGCTGGTGATTCTGGACATGGAGGAGGGAACTCTGGGCTACGCTATTGGGGGCACCTACTTGGGTCCCGCCTTCCACGGACTGAAGGGCAGGACTCTCTATCCAGCAGTAAGCGCCGTCTGGGGCCAGTGCCAGGTCCGCATCAGCTACCTGGGCGAAAGGAGAG TTGCAAAGTCTTCAGCAGAGGGTGGCTGCTGTTGGAGAGTGGAGGGCCCTTCATCTCCTCAGCCCCAGCTTCAAGGCCTCTCTGGAATGGAAGCCTGGGCTAGCTCCACTGCTGTTGGAGCCACCTTGGCCTGTTGCTTAGAGGGCCTTCGAGCATCACCCCAGCTCTGA
- the SPSB2 gene encoding SPRY domain-containing SOCS box protein 2 isoform X2 — MGQTALAGGSSSTSTPQALCPDLSCPEGLEELLSAPPPDLGAQRRHGWNPKDCSENIEVKEGGLCFERRPVAQSTDGARGKRGYSRGLHAWEITWSPEQRGTHAVVGVATALAPLQADHYAALLGSNSESWGWDIGRGKLYHQSKGPGAPQYPAGPQGEQLEVPERLLVILDMEEGTLGYAIGGTYLGPAFHGLKGRTLYPAVSAVWGQCQVRISYLGERRGEPWSRCGESVLPLVAVVWNGNSMPYRSSGNGPSSDWSPTPIQCQEWRRAFTAVT, encoded by the coding sequence ATGGGCCAGACGGCCTTGGCAgggggcagcagcagcacctCCACCCCTCAGGCCCTGTGCCCTGACCTCTCTTGTCCCGAGGGCTTGGAGGAGCTGCTTTCTGCTCCCCCTCCTGATCTGGGGGCCCAGCGACGCCACGGCTGGAATCCCAAGGACTGCTCAGAGAACATCGAGGTCAAGGAAGGGGGGTTGTGCTTTGAACGGAGGCCCGTGGCCCAGAGCACTGATGGGGCCCGGGGTAAGAGGGGTTACTCGAGGGGTCTGCACGCTTGGGAGATCACCTGGTCCCCTGAGCAGAGGGGCACCCACGCCGTGGTGGGCGTGGCCACGGCCCTCGCCCCGCTGCAGGCTGACCACTATGCGGCGCTGCTGGGCAGCAACAGCGAGTCGTGGGGCTGGGACATTGGGCGGGGGAAGCTGTACCATCAGAGCAAGGGGCCTGGCGCCCCCCAGTATCCAGCCGGACCTCAGGGTGAGCAGCTGGAGGTGCCAGAGAGGCTGCTGGTGATTCTGGACATGGAGGAGGGAACTCTGGGCTACGCTATTGGGGGCACCTACTTGGGTCCCGCCTTCCACGGACTGAAGGGCAGGACTCTCTATCCAGCAGTAAGCGCCGTCTGGGGCCAGTGCCAGGTCCGCATCAGCTACCTGGGCGAAAGGAGAGGTGAGCCCTGGAGCAGGTGTGGGGAGAGTGTTCTGCCCCTGGTGGCTGTAGTTTGGAATGGAAACTCAATGCCTTACAGGAGCAGTGGGAACGGGCCTTCATCTGACTGGTCTCCTACCCCTATTCAGTGCCAGGAATGGCGAAGGGCCTTCACAGCTGTTacctaa